From a region of the Lactuca sativa cultivar Salinas chromosome 4, Lsat_Salinas_v11, whole genome shotgun sequence genome:
- the LOC111906892 gene encoding uncharacterized protein LOC111906892, translating to MDLKTSKYLHPHPQVKDNPFDDRFPDSVCKLDLKETTDLVKLFPMAKKDGAGVKSNVVMEAPPTPGRPVFSFSVGSRKNVPSKWDDAEKWLISGSDSPAHHHLHGFVKSPDFVSKHCNNGGGNGFLGRTQRQESHQKTEVSSGIITDEKVSKAICVFQEDHHYHHHNSNRPFNGVSSSVSSDVLLKDKFTDGSEVMEPDFSRFKCVVPINDGYDQFSSMKDASTEVIHEVKRRDTGTNTTPPRNSTASQCFTPFESFSPPPNNTPAMSGPLSLMNPSSSFDIAELQECHFAKLHLESPFNSVACNWSSREEEEEDVSKSLRHYEMNNDCPKSITEPKACSWEEEEKMKSHFRYQREEAKIQAWVNLENAKAEAQSRKLEVKIQKIRSKFEEKMMRKMASVNRKAEELKAAAQYEHNLQIQKAIMRGKKTKNLHESLHFSGNGGSCGCFPCNNIDT from the exons ATGGATCTTAAAACCTCAAAGTACCTTCACCCTCATCCTCAG gTGAAAGATAACCCGTTTGATGATCGTTTTCCTGATTCTGTTTGTAAGCTCGATCTCAAGGAGACTACCGATTTGGTTAAGTTGTTCCCAATGGCGAAAAAAGATGGAGCTGGGGTTAAGAGTAATGTAGTAATGGAAGCTCCACCTACACCGGGTCGACCCGTTTTCAGTTTCAGTGTTGGGTCGAGAAAGAATGTTCCTTCGAAATGGGATGATGCGGAGAAATGGCTGATTAGTGGTTCAGACTCACCtgctcatcatcatcttcatgggTTTGTGAAATCTCCGGATTTTGTGTCGAAACACTGTAACAATGGCGGTGGAAATGGGTTTTTGGGTAGAACACAACGGCAGGAAAGTCATCAGAAAACAGAGGTTTCTTCAGGGATTATTACAGATGAAAAGGTTTCGAAAGCAATTTGTGTTTTTCAAGAGGACCACCATTATCATCATCATAACTCAAACAGACCTTTCAATGGCGTCTCGTCGTCTGTCTCTTCTGATGTACTCCTAAAAG ATAAATTCACAGATGGATCGGAAGTCATGGAACCCGATTTTTCGAGATTCAAATGCGTGGTGCCAATCAACGACGGGTATGATCAATTCAGTTCCATGAAAGACGCATCAACTGAAGTCATTCACGAAGTTAAACGGAGAGACACCGGAACAAATACGACGCCGCCTAGAAACTCCACCGCCTCACAGTGCTTCACACCGTTCGAAAGCTTCTCTCCGCCGCCAAACAACACCCCTGCAATGTCAGGCCCATTGTCATTAATGAACCCAAGCAGCTCCTTCGACATTGCAGAGTTACAAGAATGCCATTTCGCGAAGTTACATCTAGAGTCGCCATTCAATTCGGTTGCCTGTAATTGGAGCTCgagagaggaggaagaagaagacgtATCCAAGAGTCTGAGACACTACGAGATGAACAACGATTGTCCAAAAAGCATTACAGAGCCTAAAGCTTGTTCttgggaagaagaagaaaagatgaAATCCCATTTCAG GTATCAACGAGAAGAAGCAAAGATTCAAGCTTGGGTAAACCTCGAAAACGCAAAAGCAGAAGCTCAATCAAGAAAACTTGag GTAAAGATTCAGAAAATAAGATCGAAATTTGAGGAGAAGATGATGAGGAAGATGGCGAGTGTTAATAGAAAAGCTGAAGAACTTAAAGCTGCAGCTCAGTATGAACACAACCTGCAAATTCAAAAGGCGATCATGCGAGGGAAGAAGACAAAGAATCTCCATGAAAGCTTGCATTTTTCCGGCAATGGTGGCTCTTGTGGTTGCTTCCCATGTAACAATATTGAcacttga